A genomic stretch from Pochonia chlamydosporia 170 chromosome 4, whole genome shotgun sequence includes:
- a CDS encoding fatty acid desaturase (similar to Coccidioides immitis RS XP_001246122.1) yields MPPGGRTYPCLSRREVENLIAKGHKIVIFNQHVLKVDPWLPYHPGGEKALLHMVGKDATDEIQALHSTDAQEQMLRYRVGKIDGVWANFTPPIQGGFFRPLLNADNLDCKDPYVPKDLTSSASSSRSPSPVFDDEAERVRRRRLAKDHPPRTASISSQSSMEPDTTGMSYLDALTREEISLDIDRYPEVDLATQQEIAAKFRDLNRRIIDQGLYECSRTAYVYECCRYFGLFAAMFISLMYGQYALGAFCLGLAWHQLVFLAHDAGHLAITHDYQIDTLIGIFVADFIGGLSLGWWKRNHNVHHIVTNAPEHDPDIEHMPLFAVTHRLLESLRSSYYDRVMEYDAVAKALLKIQAWTYYPLLALGRFNLYRLSWDYIIARRGPRRGPGAWHWYLEICGQLFFWAWFGYGILYKMLPDGWTRFMFVMVSHVTSSPLHVQIVLSHFAMSTCDLGPQESFAQRMLRTTMDVECPPWLDFIHGGLQFQAIHHLFPRMPRHNLRKTQRLVVEFCQEVGIPYALYGFADANKAVIGRLAEVSRQAAILAKCQQTVARNGGVFGHHH; encoded by the exons ATGCCTCCGGGTGGCCGGACCTACCCTTGCTTGTCTCGTAGGGAGGTCGAGAATCTTATTGCAAAAGGCCACAAAATTGTCATTTTCAACCAACATGTGCTAAAGGTTGATCCATGGCTACCTTACCACCCAGGTGGCGAGAAGGCTTTGCTGCACATGGTGGGCAAGGACGCTACAGATGAAATCCAAGC ACTTCATTCTACCGATGCCCAAGAGCAAATGTTACGGTATCgagttggcaagattgaCGGTGTTTGGGCCAACTTCACACCGCCAATTCAAGGCGGGTTCTTTCGTCCACTGTTGAATGCGGATAATCTTGATTGCAAGGATCCGTATGTCCCAAAAGACTTAACTTCAAGCGCTTCCAGCTCTAGATCGCCGTCGCCAgtgtttgatgatgaggctGAAAGAGTGAGAAGACGCAGGTTGGCCAAGGACCATCCTCCAAGAACTGCATCAATATCCTCGCAATCCAGTATGGAACCTGATACAACCGGAATGTCCTACCTGGATGCTCTCACAAGAGAGGAGATCAGTCTCGACATCGACAGGTACCCTGAGGTTGATTTGGCCACGCAGCAAGAAATAGCGGCAAAATTCAGAGACTTGAATAGGCGCATTATTGACCAGGGCCTTTACGAATGCAGTCGGACTGCTTATGTTTATGAATGCTGCCGATATTTCGGGTTATTTGCCGCCATGTTCATTTCTCTCATGTATGGCCAATATGCGTTGGGTGCATTCTGCTTGGGCCTTgcatggcatcaacttgtCTTCCTTGCTCATGACGCCGGGCATTTGGCAATCACCCACGATTACCAAATCGACACTCTTATTGGTATATTCGTTGCCGATTTTATCGGTGGCTTGTCACTTGGTTGGTGGAAGAGGAACCACAATGTTCATCACATTGTCACTAATGCGCCGGAACACGATCCTGATATTGAACATATGCCCCTCTTCGCCGTCACACATCGGCTACTGGAAAGCTTACGGTCGTCATACTACGATCGGGTTATGGAATATGATGCAGTTGCCAAGGCTTTGTTGAAGATTCAGGCTTGGACGTACTACCCTCTTCTTGCACTTGGACGATTCAACCTCTACCGTTTGTCGTGGGATTATATCATTGCTCGTCGAGGCCCAAGACGTGGCCCTGGAGCTTGGCACTGGTACCTAGAAATTTGTGGACAGTTGTTCTTCTGGGCGTGGTTTGGCTATGGCATTTTGTATAAGATGCTACCTGATGGCTGGACACGCTTCATGTTCGTCATGGTGAGCCATGTCACCTCATCGCCGCTCCATGTGCAAATTGTGCTCTCCCATTTTGCCATGAGCACCTGCGACCTCGGCCCGCAAGAATCCTTTGCTCAGCGAATGCTCCGAACCACGATGGACGTAGAGTGCCCGCCATGGCTTGATTTCATACATGGAGGACTGCAGTTTCAAGCCATCCATCACCTCTTTCCACGCATGCCGAGGCACAATCTTCGCAAAACCCAACGGCTGGTAGTAGAGTTTTGTCAAGAGGTGGGCATTCCCTACGCGCTTTATGGGTTTGCAGATGCAAACAAGGCCGTTATTGGTCGTCTGGCAGAAGTCTCCAGACAGGCTGCCATTCTTGCAAAATGCCAACAGACGGTTGCTCGAAATGGCGGAGTCTTTGGACACCATCACTAA
- a CDS encoding dihydrolipoyl dehydrogenase, mitochondrial precursor (similar to Aspergillus terreus NIH2624 XP_001214883.1), which produces MALRSCSACGWVLHTQTNSPLDEKDLVIIGGGVAGYVAAIKAGQEGMKVRLPVACIEKRGTLGGTCLNVGCIPSKSLLNNSHMYHQILHDTKNRGIEVGDVKLNLANFMKAKDTAVNGLTKGVEFLLKKNGVEYIKGAGSFLNENDIKVELNDGGETTVRGKNILIATGSEATPFPGLEIDEKRVITSTGAIALDKIPETMVVIGGGIIGLEMASVWSRLGTKVTVVEFLGQIGGPGMDAEIAKATQKLLKRQGMDFKLNTKVISGDKSVGLHSSTPCIVALVFPICRMNTNLSSQLNADVVLVAIGRRPYTQGLGLENIGMELDERGRVIIDSEYRTKIPHIRCVGDVTFGPMLAHKAEEEAVAVVEYIKKGYGHVNYGCIPSVMYTYPEVAWVGQNEQELKNQKIPYRVGTFPFSANSRAKTNLDTDGLVKMLADPETDRLLGVHIIGPNAGEMIAEGTLALEYGASTEDIARTCHAHPTLAEAFKEAAMATNSKAIHF; this is translated from the exons ATGGCATTGCGAAGCTGTTCTGCCTGTGGCTGGGTTTTACATACACAAACTAACAGCCCTTTAGACGAGAAGGACCTTGTTATCATTGGAGGTGGTGTTGCCGGATATGTCGCCGCTATCAAGGCTGGCCAGGAAGGCATGAAAGTCAGGCTTCCT GTTGCTTGCATCGAAAAACGCGGCACACTTGGTGGGACTTGCCTCAACGTCGGATGCATCCCCTCGAAATCCCTCCTGAATAACTCCCATATGTATCACCAGATCCTCCATGACACCAAAAACCGCGGAATCGAAGTAGGCGACGTCAAGCTTAACCTTGCAAACTTCATGAAGGCCAAAGATACTGCCGTCAACGGCCTCACCAAGGGTGTGGAATTTCTCCTCAAGAAAAATGGCGTCGAGTACATCAAAGGTGCAGGCTCGTTTCTCAACGAAAATGATATCAAAGTTGAGCTTAATGATGGCGGCGAAACGACTGTTCGAGGCAAAAACATTCTTATTGCTACTGGATCTGAAGCAACCCCTTTCCCAGGCCTTGAAATTGACGAGAAGCGTGTAATTACTAGCACTGGCGCCATTGCTCTGGACAAGATTCCGGAGACTATGGTTGTCATTGGCGGCGGGATCATTGGTCTGGAAATGGCGTCCGTGTGGTCCCGTCTAGGAACCAAGGTCACCGTCGTCGAATTCTTGGGCCAAATCGGCGGGCCTGGTATGGATGCAGAGATTGCAAAGGCAACGCAAAAACTACTCAAGAGGCAAGGGATGGATTTCAAGCTGAATACCAAAGTCATCAGCGGCGACAAATCTG TTGGTCTTCATTCAAGCACACCTTGCATCGTTGCTCTCGTTTTCCCCATTTGTCGTATGAATACTAACCTCTCCTCCCAGCTGAACGCCGATGTTGTTTTGGTTGCCATTGGCCGCCGCCCTTACACGCAAGGGCTTGGCCTGGAAAATATCGGCATGGAGCTCGATGAACGCGGCCGCGTAATTATTGATTCGGAATACCGAACGAAGATCCCACACATCCGATGCGTCGGCGACGTTACCTTCGGCCCAATGCTTGCCCAcaaggctgaagaagaggctgTCGCTGTCGTGGAGTACATCAAGAAGGGGTACGGCCACGTCAACTATGGCTGTATCCCGTCTGTCATGTACACTTATCCTGAAGTTGCTTGGGTGGGCCAAAATGAGCAAGAGCTGAAGAACCAGAAAATCCCGTATCGTGTCGGAACTTTCCCATTCAGCGCCAACTCTCGCGCCAAGACCAATCTAGACACGGACGGTCTCGTCAAAATGCTTGCGGACCCAGAGACAGACAGACTTCTCGGCGTTCATATTATTGGGCCAAATGCCGGTGAGATGATCGCTGAAGGCACATTGGCTTTGGAGTACGGCGCATCTACAGAGGATATTGCACGAACTTGTCATGCTCATCCTACGCTGGCTGAGGCTTTCAAGgaggctgccatggccactaACTCGAAAGCGATTCACTTCTGA